One part of the Streptomyces sp. NBC_00286 genome encodes these proteins:
- a CDS encoding glycosyltransferase family 2 protein, giving the protein MRATHPPPSQVSVIVIGYDDAAHVTDAVRSALAQGPAVREVIAVDDCSTDGSPDLLDRLAHGEPRLKVVRRKVNSGGCGSPRNDGIDAATAPYVMFLDSDDVLPPGAVDALLSAAVRRDTEVAAGLCIRRELPSGREVPWRPELYARPVLVPHPSLRTRLVHDTLCVNKLYRTAFLREHGIRFPEGRFPYEDFVFTARVLAAGPRLALVPDPVYVWQVRRSAEQLSISLDRADMDNWRARLTAHGMAYDTLLGAGEKRLARAARAAFLDHSLRMYARELGLRDSGYRRDWWALTRAYLAAFDAGDFAAAPAPGRVVAQVVLAAEKPRDLDRIRELASRPAQLTPPYPRAADGTPLWSADLPQVTLEHLLFRPVRLLPVAVDAELRPRARATRLRLRLHELYGRMGEAGPADVEVEFVHREEGRVGLAVRAALVPGDGADEGGSGGGSSVDSSASSSVGSSVGSSVGSPAGPLADSSVGPSAGSSVGSSAGSSVGSSAGSSVGSSAGSSVGSSVGCWWAEVPVDLSALGSGTWDLRLRLRFRDGSARYTSAHAVAQPGLLRRTAVPSGRHGVLLVQPYATHSGSLALRLASGRRGVAAVLRRRLRRLLH; this is encoded by the coding sequence ATGCGAGCCACACACCCTCCCCCGTCGCAGGTCTCCGTCATAGTCATCGGCTACGACGACGCCGCCCATGTGACGGACGCGGTGCGCTCCGCCCTCGCGCAGGGCCCGGCCGTCCGCGAGGTGATAGCCGTCGACGACTGCTCGACGGACGGCAGCCCGGACCTCCTCGACCGGCTCGCGCACGGCGAACCACGCCTGAAGGTCGTACGCCGCAAGGTCAACAGCGGCGGCTGCGGCAGCCCCCGCAACGACGGCATCGACGCCGCGACGGCCCCGTACGTGATGTTCCTGGACAGCGACGACGTACTGCCGCCCGGAGCGGTGGACGCACTGCTCTCAGCCGCCGTCAGACGCGATACGGAAGTGGCGGCCGGCCTGTGCATACGCCGCGAGCTGCCGTCCGGACGCGAGGTCCCCTGGCGACCCGAGCTGTACGCGCGTCCCGTCCTCGTCCCCCACCCCTCGCTCCGCACTCGCCTGGTCCACGACACGCTCTGCGTCAACAAGCTGTACCGAACTGCCTTCCTGCGCGAGCACGGCATCCGCTTCCCCGAAGGCCGCTTCCCGTACGAGGACTTCGTGTTCACCGCGCGCGTACTCGCCGCCGGGCCGCGCCTCGCGCTGGTCCCCGACCCGGTGTACGTCTGGCAGGTGCGCCGGTCCGCCGAGCAGCTGTCGATCTCGCTGGACCGCGCGGACATGGACAACTGGCGGGCCAGGCTCACGGCCCACGGCATGGCGTACGACACTCTCCTCGGCGCCGGTGAGAAGCGGCTCGCACGGGCGGCCCGCGCCGCGTTCCTGGACCACAGCCTGCGGATGTACGCGCGCGAGCTGGGGCTGCGCGACTCCGGGTACCGGCGCGATTGGTGGGCGCTCACGCGCGCGTACCTCGCGGCATTCGACGCGGGTGACTTCGCGGCGGCCCCCGCGCCCGGGCGGGTCGTCGCGCAAGTCGTTCTGGCCGCCGAGAAGCCGCGCGACCTGGACCGCATCAGGGAGCTCGCGTCACGTCCGGCCCAGCTGACGCCGCCGTACCCGCGTGCCGCGGACGGCACCCCGCTCTGGTCCGCCGACTTGCCCCAAGTAACCCTGGAACACCTGCTGTTCCGGCCTGTACGGCTCCTCCCTGTGGCCGTCGACGCGGAACTGCGGCCACGCGCGCGTGCCACGCGTCTTCGGCTGCGTCTGCATGAGCTGTACGGGCGGATGGGGGAGGCGGGGCCGGCGGACGTGGAGGTCGAGTTCGTACACCGGGAGGAGGGGCGGGTGGGGCTCGCGGTCAGGGCGGCGCTTGTGCCGGGCGACGGCGCGGACGAGGGGGGTTCAGGGGGCGGCTCCTCGGTCGACTCCTCGGCCAGTTCCTCCGTCGGCTCGTCGGTCGGCTCCTCCGTCGGCTCCCCGGCAGGCCCCTTGGCCGACTCCTCAGTCGGCCCCTCGGCTGGCTCCTCAGTCGGCTCCTCGGCTGGCTCCTCAGTCGGCTCCTCGGCTGGCTCCTCGGTCGGCTCCTCGGCTGGCTCCTCGGTCGGCTCCTCGGTCGGCTGCTGGTGGGCCGAGGTGCCGGTCGACCTCTCCGCGCTCGGCTCGGGCACGTGGGATCTACGACTCCGGCTGCGGTTCCGCGACGGATCGGCCCGCTACACCTCCGCGCACGCGGTCGCGCAGCCCGGGCTGCTGCGTCGTACGGCGGTGCCGAGCGGGCGGCACGGTGTGTTGCTGGTCCAGCCGTACGCGACCCATTCGGGCTCGCTGGCGTTGCGGCTCGCGTCCGGCCGACGGGGAGTGGCCGCCGTACTGCGGCGACGGCTGAGGCGACTGCTTCACTGA
- a CDS encoding MarR family winged helix-turn-helix transcriptional regulator, whose product MTTPTPTPIHQTSTPDDFLRLDQQICFSLNAASRAFGGVYRVALKDLGLTYPQYLVMLVLWEHGELPVKKLGEHLRLDSGTLSPLLKRLEATGLVRRERSARDERSVVVGLTDEGGALRERALAVPRRIAAATSFDLDEIRDLRARLDKLTAALDSAELESD is encoded by the coding sequence ATGACCACTCCGACTCCGACCCCGATCCACCAGACCTCAACCCCGGACGACTTCCTCCGTCTCGACCAGCAGATCTGCTTCTCGCTGAACGCCGCCTCGCGCGCCTTCGGCGGCGTGTACCGGGTCGCCCTGAAGGACCTGGGGCTCACCTACCCCCAGTACCTGGTCATGCTCGTGCTGTGGGAGCACGGCGAGCTGCCCGTGAAGAAGCTGGGCGAGCATCTGCGGCTCGACTCCGGAACGCTGTCGCCGCTGCTCAAGCGACTGGAGGCGACCGGACTCGTACGCCGTGAACGCAGCGCCCGCGACGAGCGGTCGGTGGTCGTCGGGCTCACGGACGAGGGCGGCGCGCTGCGCGAGCGGGCGCTCGCCGTACCGCGCCGGATCGCCGCCGCGACGAGCTTCGACCTGGACGAGATCCGCGACCTGCGGGCGCGGCTCGACAAGCTGACGGCGGCGCTGGACTCGGCGGAGCTGGAGAGCGACTGA
- a CDS encoding organic hydroperoxide resistance protein, whose protein sequence is MDALYTAVATATHGREGRAFTNDGRLDLELGIPKEMGGSGQGTNPEQLFAAGYSACFASALGLVGRNAKVDVSDAAVTAEVGIGKQGEGFGLAVTLRVELPDSVDAETGRKLIEQAHQVCPYSNATRGNIPVELVVE, encoded by the coding sequence ATGGACGCGCTCTACACCGCTGTCGCCACCGCCACCCACGGCCGTGAAGGCCGCGCCTTCACCAACGACGGCCGCCTCGACCTCGAGCTGGGCATCCCGAAGGAGATGGGCGGCAGCGGTCAGGGCACCAACCCGGAGCAGCTGTTCGCCGCGGGCTACTCCGCCTGCTTCGCCAGCGCCCTCGGCCTGGTCGGCCGTAACGCGAAGGTCGACGTCAGCGACGCCGCGGTGACCGCCGAGGTCGGCATCGGCAAGCAGGGCGAGGGCTTCGGGCTCGCGGTCACCCTGCGCGTGGAGCTGCCCGACTCCGTGGACGCCGAGACCGGCCGCAAGCTGATCGAGCAGGCCCACCAGGTCTGCCCGTACTCCAACGCCACCCGCGGCAACATCCCGGTCGAGCTCGTCGTCGAGTAA
- a CDS encoding class I SAM-dependent methyltransferase, whose amino-acid sequence MTSSTTELPRPRTLSDVKGWFRAVDQQLFDWFLSRQLDSQQTGNLLELGAYMGKSAIFMGSYLRDEDKFTVCDLFDSPAEDTANSKEMNKSYSTLTRRAFEANYLAFHEELPEIIQAPSQVVADRVEDKSCRFAHIDASHLYEHVNADIAAVRDILLPDGVVVLDDFRAEHCPGVAAATWGAIPTFDLRPICITGTKFYGTWGDPEPLRDALLEWLAGRDDMWHEVQQVAGYGLIRITGNKATEPKQPVSKYAGEEPKPAAEAPKPAPAPKPAPAPRATTRPATVSAAKRRPSRARRLAKDLLPPIVTRAIVKARKG is encoded by the coding sequence ATGACCTCCAGCACCACCGAGCTGCCCCGTCCCAGGACCCTGTCGGACGTCAAGGGCTGGTTCCGTGCCGTCGATCAGCAGCTGTTCGACTGGTTCCTGTCCCGGCAGCTCGACAGCCAGCAGACCGGCAATCTGCTGGAGCTCGGCGCCTACATGGGAAAAAGCGCCATCTTCATGGGCTCTTACCTGCGTGACGAGGACAAGTTCACGGTGTGCGACCTGTTCGACTCCCCCGCGGAGGACACGGCCAACAGCAAGGAGATGAACAAGTCCTACTCGACGCTGACCCGGCGGGCCTTCGAGGCCAACTACCTCGCGTTCCACGAGGAGTTGCCCGAGATCATCCAGGCGCCGAGCCAGGTGGTCGCCGACCGTGTCGAGGACAAGAGCTGCCGCTTCGCGCACATCGACGCCTCGCACTTGTACGAGCACGTGAACGCGGACATCGCGGCGGTGCGCGACATCCTGCTGCCCGACGGCGTGGTCGTCCTCGACGACTTCCGCGCCGAGCACTGCCCGGGCGTCGCCGCGGCCACCTGGGGCGCGATTCCCACATTCGACCTGCGCCCCATTTGCATCACCGGCACCAAGTTCTACGGCACCTGGGGCGACCCCGAGCCGCTGCGCGACGCGCTGCTGGAGTGGCTGGCGGGCCGTGACGACATGTGGCACGAGGTGCAGCAGGTCGCCGGGTACGGGCTGATCCGTATAACCGGTAACAAGGCGACCGAGCCGAAGCAGCCGGTGTCGAAGTACGCGGGCGAAGAGCCGAAGCCGGCCGCAGAGGCCCCCAAGCCCGCCCCCGCCCCGAAGCCCGCCCCCGCCCCGCGCGCCACCACGCGGCCCGCCACGGTCAGCGCCGCCAAGCGACGCCCGAGCCGCGCCAGGCGGCTCGCCAAGGACCTGCTGCCGCCGATCGTCACGAGGGCGATCGTCAAGGCACGTAAGGGCTGA
- a CDS encoding bifunctional glycosyltransferase/CDP-glycerol:glycerophosphate glycerophosphotransferase produces the protein MPRFSVIVPAYKVQAYLHACLASVLEQSCPDLELIAVDDCSPDACGSIIDEFAARDPRVRPVHLDEHKGRGQARNAGLERAKGDYLVFLDGSDTLTPHALHAIADRLKETEDPDVLVYDFARTFWTGETVRNIQAAQLTERGPAPFRLDDRPGLLKVLMVVGNKAYRREFIEREGLTFSPGHYEDTPWTYSVLMASETIATLDRVCVHFRQRRQGSTTGTPRTTGTTGTTGSTGPGHFDIFDQYDRVFAHLDAHPELAHWRPVLFRRMVDHLSAVFLGRDRLPRRSRPEFLRRARAHYARYRVPGARLPARNWLRHVLIRLGSHRTYRTLWAAAQLKRRVTEGVTAVFRAVRAVALRLHYRVQLRLPLRADHAVFSNGDGRGYGCNPAALEDAFRTYAPGIRTAWIAAPEHHHTVPTATRKLTPDTAAYWTALARSKYLVSNVDFDRRLVKRSGQILVQTQTGTPLKRMGLDLQDRPAAARGTDFAELLRGVDQWDYCLSGNRHSTLVWERVFPSGYTTLEYGQPRNDVFQRATSADVARLRETLGIPEGSVAILYAPTHRDYRRSQPSMLDLERILRQLGPRFVLLTRAHPSYGQPLARSGGGLIDVSGHPSVESLCLASDALITDFSSLMFDYANLDRPIVIHANDWAAYEAARGTYFDLRKFPPGVVARSEDELIDIFATGHWRGSRSAQLRAAFRERFCPYDDGRAAERVVRRVVLGETAGLPAVVPLDERHPVPSMEDGIPWAPDSTRTGDYPAASPLATVSTPGVSVPVVDTP, from the coding sequence GTGCCCCGGTTCAGTGTCATCGTCCCCGCGTACAAGGTGCAGGCCTACCTGCACGCCTGCCTGGCCTCCGTCCTCGAACAGTCCTGTCCGGACCTCGAGTTGATCGCCGTCGACGACTGCTCGCCGGACGCCTGCGGCTCGATCATCGACGAGTTCGCCGCCCGCGACCCGCGCGTACGGCCCGTACACCTCGACGAACACAAGGGCCGCGGCCAGGCCCGTAACGCCGGTCTGGAGCGCGCGAAAGGCGACTACCTGGTCTTCCTGGACGGCTCCGACACCCTCACCCCGCACGCGCTGCACGCGATCGCCGACCGGCTGAAGGAGACCGAAGACCCGGACGTCCTGGTCTACGACTTCGCGCGCACCTTCTGGACGGGCGAAACCGTACGGAACATCCAGGCGGCGCAGCTCACCGAGCGGGGCCCGGCGCCGTTCCGGCTCGACGACCGGCCGGGGCTGCTCAAGGTGCTCATGGTGGTGGGCAACAAGGCGTACCGCCGGGAGTTCATCGAGCGGGAGGGCTTGACGTTCTCTCCCGGCCACTACGAGGACACCCCCTGGACGTACTCAGTTCTGATGGCCTCCGAGACCATCGCGACGCTCGACCGCGTCTGTGTCCACTTCCGCCAACGACGCCAAGGGAGCACGACCGGAACACCCCGCACGACCGGCACCACAGGCACGACCGGCTCCACTGGCCCGGGCCACTTCGACATCTTCGACCAGTACGACCGTGTCTTCGCCCATCTCGACGCCCATCCGGAGCTGGCGCACTGGCGCCCCGTCCTGTTCCGCCGCATGGTCGACCATCTCTCGGCCGTGTTCCTCGGACGCGACCGGCTGCCGCGCCGCTCTCGCCCCGAGTTCCTGCGCAGGGCCCGCGCCCACTACGCCCGTTACCGAGTGCCGGGCGCCCGCCTCCCGGCCCGCAACTGGCTGCGGCACGTGCTCATCCGCCTGGGCAGCCACCGCACGTATCGCACGCTGTGGGCGGCGGCGCAGCTGAAGAGACGGGTGACGGAAGGCGTCACGGCGGTCTTCCGCGCCGTACGGGCCGTGGCGCTGCGGCTGCACTACCGCGTCCAGCTCCGGCTGCCCCTACGGGCTGACCACGCCGTGTTCTCCAACGGCGACGGACGCGGTTACGGCTGCAACCCGGCGGCGCTCGAGGACGCGTTCCGTACGTACGCCCCGGGCATCCGCACCGCGTGGATCGCGGCGCCCGAGCACCACCACACCGTCCCGACCGCGACCCGCAAGCTGACCCCGGACACGGCCGCGTACTGGACGGCGCTCGCCCGCTCCAAGTACCTCGTCAGCAACGTCGACTTCGACCGCAGGCTGGTCAAGCGGTCCGGGCAGATCCTGGTCCAGACGCAGACGGGCACCCCCCTCAAGCGCATGGGCCTGGATCTCCAGGACCGCCCGGCGGCGGCCCGCGGCACGGACTTCGCCGAGCTGCTGCGCGGCGTCGACCAGTGGGACTACTGCCTGTCCGGCAACCGCCACTCCACGCTCGTCTGGGAGCGCGTCTTCCCCTCCGGCTATACGACGCTCGAGTACGGCCAGCCCCGCAACGACGTGTTCCAGCGGGCGACTTCGGCGGACGTGGCCCGGCTGCGCGAGACGCTCGGCATCCCGGAAGGCTCGGTCGCGATCCTGTACGCACCGACGCACCGCGACTACCGCCGCTCCCAGCCCAGCATGCTCGACCTGGAGCGCATCCTGCGCCAACTCGGCCCGCGCTTCGTGCTGTTGACCCGCGCGCATCCCTCGTACGGGCAGCCACTGGCGCGCAGCGGCGGCGGGCTGATCGATGTGTCGGGGCATCCGAGCGTCGAGTCCCTGTGCCTGGCCTCGGACGCGCTGATCACCGACTTCTCCTCCCTGATGTTCGACTATGCGAATCTCGACCGGCCGATCGTGATTCACGCGAACGACTGGGCGGCATACGAGGCGGCCCGTGGCACCTACTTCGATCTGCGCAAGTTCCCGCCGGGAGTCGTCGCGCGCAGCGAGGACGAACTGATCGACATCTTCGCGACCGGCCACTGGCGCGGTTCGCGCTCCGCGCAGCTGAGGGCCGCGTTCCGGGAGCGCTTCTGCCCGTACGACGACGGGCGGGCCGCCGAACGTGTCGTACGCCGGGTGGTGCTCGGCGAGACCGCCGGGCTGCCCGCCGTGGTGCCGCTCGACGAGCGCCATCCCGTGCCGTCGATGGAAGATGGCATTCCGTGGGCGCCCGATTCCACCCGAACCGGGGATTATCCGGCCGCCTCACCACTGGCAACTGTTTCGACACCCGGAGTTTCCGTTCCCGTCGTTGACACCCCCTGA
- a CDS encoding carbohydrate ABC transporter permease: protein MRIFLILIALIWVTPTVGLLASSFRDPTDIAESGWWTVFSKPAQITTESYSTLLGKEEITDSLLNTIWITVPATALVIVIGAMAAYAFAWMDFKGRDWWFLVVVALLVVPVQVALIPLSALFGDLGIYGSILGVVLFHVGFGLPFAIFLLRNFFAEIPRELLEAARLDGAGEMRLFATVILPLGAPAIASLGIFQFLWVWNDMLVALVFSGADSKPLTVALTEQTRQFSGNIETLAPGAFISMVIPLAVFFAFQRQFVSGVMAGAVK from the coding sequence ATGCGGATCTTCCTGATCCTGATCGCGCTGATCTGGGTGACGCCGACGGTCGGTCTGCTCGCCTCGTCGTTCCGCGATCCGACGGACATCGCCGAGTCCGGCTGGTGGACCGTCTTCAGCAAACCGGCCCAGATCACCACCGAGAGCTACTCGACCCTGCTCGGCAAGGAGGAGATCACCGACTCCCTGCTCAACACGATCTGGATCACCGTTCCGGCGACCGCCCTGGTGATCGTCATCGGGGCGATGGCCGCGTACGCGTTCGCCTGGATGGACTTCAAGGGCCGCGACTGGTGGTTCCTGGTCGTGGTGGCGCTGCTCGTGGTGCCCGTGCAGGTCGCCCTGATCCCGCTGTCCGCCCTCTTCGGCGACCTCGGGATCTACGGCAGCATCCTCGGCGTCGTCCTCTTCCACGTGGGCTTCGGCCTGCCGTTCGCGATCTTCCTGTTGCGGAACTTCTTCGCGGAGATCCCCCGTGAACTCCTCGAGGCGGCACGGCTGGACGGCGCGGGCGAGATGCGGCTGTTCGCCACGGTGATCCTGCCGCTGGGTGCGCCCGCGATCGCGTCGCTCGGCATCTTCCAGTTCCTGTGGGTGTGGAACGACATGCTGGTGGCGCTGGTCTTCTCGGGCGCCGACTCGAAGCCGTTGACGGTCGCGTTGACCGAGCAGACCCGGCAGTTCTCCGGCAACATCGAGACGCTCGCGCCCGGCGCGTTCATCTCGATGGTGATCCCGCTGGCGGTGTTCTTCGCGTTCCAGCGGCAGTTCGTGTCCGGTGTGATGGCGGGCGCGGTGAAGTAG
- a CDS encoding carbohydrate ABC transporter permease — MAGGSTGPVPPARKRKSVMGTRPWVAGLFLLPALVLLGALVVYPIGYSVWRSLFDADGSSFVGMENYGDIFTDDATFTAVKNTAIWVAVAPALVTGLGLIFAVLMERVRWSTAFKLVIFMPMAISMLAAGIIFRLVYEADPDQGVANAVVVGVHDTFAESSVYPNARPSPESDLKASGGGAFTTTDTVRAGVPALLPLVGIAPNKLPGDPVDAQPAESAGDEVSGTVWLDFRLGGGGEKGAIDAREKGLSGIRVEAVKDGEVVASAKAADDGTFRLPAEADGAQLRLPASNFAAPYNGVDWLGPSLVTPAIIGAYAWMWAGFAMVLIAAGLAGVDRNLLEAARVDGANEWQVFRRVTVPLLMPVLVVVLITLMINVMKIFDLIFIIAPQPTQDEANVLALQLYNAAFTGSGDLGLGSAIGIVLLLLVLPVMIVNIRRLRRERRR; from the coding sequence ATGGCGGGGGGCTCCACGGGTCCGGTGCCCCCCGCCCGGAAGCGCAAGAGCGTGATGGGCACCCGGCCGTGGGTGGCGGGACTGTTCCTGCTGCCCGCGCTGGTGCTGCTCGGCGCGCTCGTGGTCTACCCGATCGGGTACTCGGTCTGGCGAAGTCTGTTCGACGCCGACGGCTCGTCCTTCGTCGGCATGGAGAACTACGGCGACATCTTCACGGACGACGCGACCTTCACCGCCGTCAAGAACACCGCGATCTGGGTCGCGGTGGCCCCCGCCCTGGTCACCGGGCTCGGGCTGATCTTCGCCGTGCTGATGGAGCGGGTGCGCTGGTCGACGGCGTTCAAGCTGGTCATCTTCATGCCGATGGCGATCTCCATGCTCGCGGCGGGCATCATCTTCCGGCTCGTGTACGAGGCGGATCCCGACCAGGGCGTGGCCAACGCCGTGGTGGTGGGGGTGCACGACACCTTCGCCGAGTCGTCCGTCTATCCCAACGCGCGCCCCTCGCCGGAGAGTGATCTGAAGGCGTCCGGCGGCGGCGCCTTCACGACGACGGACACGGTGAGGGCGGGGGTTCCGGCCCTGCTCCCGCTGGTCGGCATCGCACCGAACAAGCTGCCCGGCGATCCCGTGGACGCCCAGCCCGCCGAGTCCGCGGGCGACGAGGTGTCCGGCACGGTCTGGCTGGACTTCCGGCTGGGCGGCGGCGGTGAGAAGGGCGCCATCGACGCGCGCGAGAAGGGCCTCTCGGGCATCAGGGTCGAGGCGGTCAAGGACGGCGAGGTCGTGGCGTCCGCAAAGGCTGCCGACGACGGTACGTTCAGGCTGCCCGCGGAGGCGGACGGTGCCCAACTCCGGCTGCCCGCCTCGAACTTCGCGGCGCCCTACAACGGCGTCGACTGGCTCGGCCCGAGCCTGGTCACTCCGGCCATCATCGGGGCGTACGCCTGGATGTGGGCCGGTTTCGCGATGGTGCTCATCGCGGCGGGGCTCGCGGGAGTGGACCGCAACCTCCTGGAGGCGGCCCGGGTCGACGGCGCCAACGAGTGGCAGGTGTTCCGCAGGGTCACGGTGCCCCTGCTCATGCCGGTCCTCGTGGTCGTACTGATCACGTTGATGATCAACGTGATGAAGATCTTCGACCTCATCTTCATCATCGCGCCGCAGCCCACCCAGGACGAGGCCAATGTGCTGGCCCTCCAGCTCTACAACGCGGCGTTCACCGGGAGCGGCGACCTCGGCCTCGGCAGCGCGATCGGCATCGTCCTGTTGCTGCTCGTCCTGCCGGTGATGATCGTCAACATCCGCCGACTGCGAAGGGAGCGCCGACGGTGA